One genomic segment of Vulpes lagopus strain Blue_001 chromosome 9, ASM1834538v1, whole genome shotgun sequence includes these proteins:
- the PTK2 gene encoding focal adhesion kinase 1 isoform X16, whose translation MRMESRRQVTVSWDSGGSDEAPPKPSRPGYPSPRSSEGFYPSPQHMVQTNHYQVSGYPASHGIPAMAGSIYPGQASLLDQTDSWNHRPQEISMWQPNVEDSAALDLRGIGQVLPTHLMEERLIRQQQEMEEDQRWLEKEERFLKPDVRLSRGSIDREDGSLQGPTGNQHIYQPVGKPDPAAPPKKPPRPGAPGHLGSLASLSSPGDSYNEGVKPWRLQPQEISPPPTANLDRSNDRVYENVTGLVKAVIEMSSKIQPAPPEEYVPMVKEVGLALRTLLATVDETLPVLPASTHREIEMAQKLLNSDLGELINKMKLAQQYVMTSLQQEYKKQMLTAAHALAVDAKNLLDVIDQARLRMLGPTRPH comes from the exons CCCAGCAGACCCGGTTACCCTAGTCCAAGGTCCAGTGAAGGATTTTATCCCAGTCCACAGCACATGGTACAAACCAATCATTACCAG GTCTCTGGTTATCCTGCTTCACATGGGATCCCAGCCATGGCCGGCAGCATCTACCCAGGTCAGGCATCTCTTTTGGACCAGACGGATTCATGGAATCATAGACCACAGGAGATATCAATGTGGCAGCCCAACGTGGAG GACTCTGCTGCGCTGGACCTGCGAGGGATTGGGCAGGTATTGCCGACCCACCTAATGGAAGAGCGGCTAATCCGGCAGCAGCAGGAAATGGAAGAAGATCAGCGCTGGCtggaaaaagaggagagatttCTG aaACCTGATGTGCGGCTCTCTCGAGGCAGCATTGACAGGGAGGATGGAAGTCTCCAGGGCCCG ACTGGAAACCAACACATATACCAGCCTGTGGGTAAACCAG ATCCTGCAGCTCCGCCAAAGAAACCGCCACGGCCTGGAGCCCCTGGTCACCTGGGCAGCCTCGCCAGCCTCAGCAGCCCCGGGGACAGTTACAACGAGGGCGTCAAG CCATGGAGG CTTCAGCCCCAGGAAATCAGCCCCCCGCCCACTGCCAACCTGGACCGGTCCAACGACAGGGTGTACGAGAATGTGACGGGCCTGGTGAAGGCTGTCATCGAAATGTCCAGCAAGATCCAGCCAGCCCCACCGGAGGAGTACGTTCCCATGGTGAAG GAAGTTGGCCTGGCCCTGCGGACGTTACTGGCCACTGTGGACGAGACCCTTCCGGTCCTGCCGGCCAGCACGCACCGAGAG ATTGAGATGGCCCAGAAGCTGTTGAACTCCGACCTGGGTGAGCTCATCAACAAGATGAAGCTGGCCCAGCAGTACGTCATGACCAGTCTCCAGCAGGAGTACAAAAAGCAGATGCTGACCGCTGCTCACGCCCTGGCCGTGGATGCCAAAAACTTACTTGATGTCATTGACCAAGCGAGACTGCGGATGCTCGGACCAACGAGGCCACACTGA